One window from the genome of Rhodococcus sp. ABRD24 encodes:
- a CDS encoding DUF4012 domain-containing protein, which produces MAQIDSEETAPTTTDGAATVRRTRRRRSTQTAIQARNRRRRIVIGSSCVAVALLAWGGYVAYEATQVKTNLERARDFATQAKDALLAGNSDTASVAARDAVTYADRAQDATGSAGWRLAAAIPGLGGPLKTTGQIADVVQGLTSDVLMPAVTTGAAMSPDQLIEAGARINLQPLRDAAPALADTAAAAAALAAQAQAVDSSFLGAVDTARIQLQDQTAELSGLLGNVSTAADIAPAMLGADGPRSYFIGFQTNAEARGTGGLLGGFGEFRAVDGTIRLEDLGSNKELSIDDKKPIDLGPDFEKQYGHSRPTTDFRNSNVSSHFPYAAQIWRSLWAQESGRQVDGAIATDPVALSYILAVVGPVTMPDGEKITADNVVELTESTAYARFANDNNARKAYLQTVAAKVVEKMTGKISNPQGLLEALGRAASEGRIAVWSANPAEQAVLEGTALGHTVPDDPAPYAGVVVNNLGGNKLDYYLEREIEYTAGSCEADTRTSQVTVRLTNTLPPGDYTKYVAGMFDNPMGAPIGTNLTNLSLVATQGAKLNKVTVDGKPAFAFTGAERGHPVFDLQTQIRQGKTVEVKYELTEPTVAGEARVPVQALVGAVPLDVQVTTCSQ; this is translated from the coding sequence GTGGCGCAGATCGATTCGGAAGAAACCGCACCGACCACGACGGACGGCGCGGCCACCGTCCGCCGCACCAGGCGGCGGCGCAGCACGCAGACCGCGATACAGGCCCGAAACCGACGCCGCCGCATCGTGATCGGATCGTCCTGCGTCGCGGTCGCCCTCCTCGCGTGGGGCGGCTACGTGGCGTACGAGGCGACGCAGGTGAAGACGAATCTCGAACGCGCGCGCGACTTCGCGACGCAGGCCAAAGACGCACTACTGGCGGGTAACTCCGACACGGCCTCGGTGGCGGCGCGTGATGCGGTGACATATGCCGATCGCGCCCAGGACGCGACCGGATCGGCCGGATGGCGTCTGGCTGCTGCGATCCCGGGCCTGGGAGGGCCCTTGAAGACCACCGGCCAGATCGCCGATGTGGTCCAGGGCCTCACCTCCGACGTGCTGATGCCGGCGGTTACGACAGGTGCTGCGATGTCGCCCGATCAGCTGATTGAGGCCGGTGCGCGAATCAACCTCCAACCCCTGCGTGACGCCGCGCCAGCCCTCGCCGATACCGCTGCGGCTGCAGCCGCATTGGCTGCACAAGCGCAGGCCGTCGACAGCTCGTTCCTGGGCGCGGTCGACACGGCACGCATCCAGCTACAGGACCAGACCGCGGAACTGTCGGGGCTGCTCGGAAACGTCTCGACCGCAGCCGACATCGCGCCGGCGATGCTCGGCGCCGACGGTCCCCGCAGCTACTTCATCGGCTTCCAGACAAACGCCGAGGCGCGCGGAACCGGTGGCCTGCTCGGCGGATTCGGGGAGTTCCGAGCCGTCGACGGCACAATCCGCCTGGAGGATCTGGGCAGCAACAAGGAACTGTCCATCGACGACAAGAAGCCGATCGACCTGGGGCCGGACTTCGAGAAGCAGTACGGACACAGTCGTCCCACAACAGATTTCCGCAACAGCAACGTCAGTTCGCACTTTCCATACGCCGCGCAGATCTGGCGATCACTGTGGGCGCAGGAATCGGGCCGGCAGGTGGACGGCGCGATCGCGACCGACCCGGTGGCGCTCAGCTACATCCTCGCGGTGGTCGGTCCGGTGACGATGCCGGACGGCGAGAAGATCACCGCCGACAACGTCGTCGAGCTGACGGAGTCGACGGCCTACGCCCGCTTCGCAAACGACAACAACGCCCGCAAGGCGTACCTGCAGACCGTCGCCGCCAAGGTGGTCGAGAAGATGACCGGCAAGATCTCGAACCCGCAGGGACTGCTCGAGGCGCTGGGCCGCGCGGCAAGCGAGGGGCGCATCGCCGTCTGGAGCGCAAACCCGGCCGAGCAGGCAGTGCTGGAAGGCACCGCCCTGGGGCACACGGTCCCCGATGATCCGGCGCCCTACGCCGGCGTCGTGGTGAACAACCTGGGTGGCAACAAGCTGGACTACTACCTGGAGCGCGAGATCGAGTACACGGCCGGTAGCTGCGAGGCCGACACGCGCACATCACAAGTGACGGTTCGCCTCACGAACACACTGCCCCCCGGCGACTACACGAAGTACGTGGCGGGCATGTTCGACAACCCGATGGGCGCACCCATCGGCACCAACCTCACCAACCTGTCGTTGGTGGCCACCCAGGGCGCAAAGCTGAACAAGGTCACCGTCGACGGCAAGCCGGCGTTCGCGTTCACCGGTGCCGAGCGGGGACATCCGGTGTTCGATCTTCAAACGCAGATTCGGCAGGGGAAGACGGTCGAGGTGAAGTACGAGCTGACGGAGCCGACGGTGGCGGGAGAGGCGCGGGTGCCGGTGCAGGCGTTGGTGGGGGCAGTTCCCCTCGATGTTCAGGTCACCACGTGTAGCCAATAA
- a CDS encoding UDP-glucose/GDP-mannose dehydrogenase family protein produces MAELGHDVLGIDVDASKLSKLEAGDLPFYEPGLEEVLRRNVASGKLRFSSSYDDAASWADVHFIGVGTPQKKGEHAADLQYVHGVVDRLAPLLVESAVIVGKSTVPVGTAHELGVRARALSPAGTAVEVAWNPEFLREGFAVQDTLRPDRLVLGLDVENPGVAESVVRNVYSSLIEDGIPFIVTDLATAELVKVSANAFLATKISFINAISELCDVAGADVTVLADAIGIDERIGRKFLNAGVGFGGGCLPKDIRAFMARAGELGADKALAFLREVDNINMGRRTRMVELVRKECGSLVGARVAVLGAAFKPNSDDVRDSPALNIAGQIQLQGATVTVYDPKAMENSRAIFPTLDYATSAREACSGADVVLVLTEWKEFAELRPSILDPLVRRKLIIDGRNCLDPSVWRSCGWQYRGMGRP; encoded by the coding sequence ATGGCGGAACTTGGGCATGATGTTCTTGGTATCGACGTGGACGCGTCGAAATTGTCCAAGTTGGAGGCTGGAGATTTGCCATTCTACGAGCCCGGCCTCGAAGAAGTTCTGAGAAGGAACGTAGCGTCCGGTAAGCTCCGCTTCTCGTCTTCGTACGACGATGCTGCAAGCTGGGCTGATGTGCACTTTATTGGCGTGGGAACGCCTCAGAAGAAGGGTGAACATGCGGCGGACTTGCAGTATGTGCACGGTGTTGTTGACAGGCTTGCGCCGCTGCTTGTCGAGTCCGCTGTCATCGTTGGAAAGTCGACAGTTCCCGTTGGTACCGCGCATGAGCTTGGGGTGAGGGCTCGCGCACTTTCCCCGGCGGGGACAGCTGTCGAGGTGGCGTGGAATCCTGAGTTTCTGCGGGAAGGATTTGCGGTTCAGGATACGTTGCGTCCCGATCGATTGGTTCTAGGTCTTGATGTTGAAAACCCCGGTGTAGCGGAGTCTGTTGTTCGGAATGTTTACTCTTCACTTATTGAAGATGGCATTCCGTTCATAGTGACTGATCTAGCCACTGCGGAGCTTGTAAAAGTATCCGCAAATGCTTTTCTTGCCACGAAGATATCCTTCATCAACGCAATATCTGAATTGTGTGATGTGGCCGGGGCGGATGTAACCGTCTTGGCGGACGCCATTGGTATCGATGAGCGAATTGGCAGAAAGTTTCTGAACGCTGGAGTTGGCTTCGGAGGTGGTTGTCTACCGAAGGATATTCGTGCATTCATGGCACGTGCGGGAGAGCTCGGGGCCGACAAGGCCCTAGCCTTCCTTCGGGAGGTAGACAACATCAATATGGGCCGGAGGACGCGCATGGTTGAATTAGTGCGGAAAGAATGCGGCTCGCTTGTGGGTGCGCGAGTAGCGGTTCTGGGTGCGGCGTTCAAACCCAATTCTGATGATGTGCGGGACTCGCCTGCCCTTAATATTGCCGGTCAGATTCAGCTTCAAGGAGCGACTGTCACGGTCTATGACCCGAAGGCAATGGAGAATTCTCGGGCAATTTTCCCAACCCTCGATTACGCGACATCTGCGCGAGAGGCATGTAGCGGTGCGGATGTCGTGCTTGTGCTGACAGAGTGGAAGGAGTTTGCTGAACTACGTCCCTCGATACTGGATCCGCTCGTGAGGAGGAAGCTCATTATTGACGGGCGAAACTGTCTAGACCCGAGTGTTTGGCGGAGTTGTGGCTGGCAGTATCGGGGTATGGGACGTCCTTAG
- a CDS encoding glycosyltransferase family 4 protein — MRVVPSPCGIEASFPLSDEMEWDRFRSAEVRILFLGRISHWKGVHVAIETVKILNEAASDCVYSLDIAGAALFGEDEYFAAIQELVAGNDNVRLLGHVDQVAELLRGYDALFHCSLIPEPFGQVIVQGMSAGLAVFATRGGGPDEIINDGVDGVLVQAGDSAALAERVLELFSRPDRVRVLRHAANRSAGRYSDEVAVREIDSAVRELVHQVNV; from the coding sequence ATGCGAGTTGTGCCCAGCCCCTGCGGAATTGAAGCATCTTTTCCTCTCTCCGACGAGATGGAATGGGATCGCTTTAGATCCGCTGAGGTCAGGATTCTCTTCCTTGGAAGAATTTCGCATTGGAAAGGAGTTCATGTTGCTATCGAAACGGTGAAGATTTTGAACGAAGCTGCGTCGGACTGCGTCTACAGCCTCGACATCGCGGGTGCGGCCCTGTTTGGAGAAGACGAGTACTTCGCTGCGATTCAGGAGCTTGTCGCAGGAAATGACAACGTGCGCTTGCTTGGGCATGTTGACCAGGTGGCCGAGCTCCTTCGAGGTTACGATGCCCTATTCCACTGCTCGTTGATTCCTGAGCCTTTTGGCCAAGTGATCGTACAGGGTATGTCGGCCGGGCTCGCGGTGTTTGCCACGCGAGGCGGGGGTCCCGACGAGATCATCAACGACGGTGTGGATGGTGTTTTGGTGCAGGCTGGTGATTCCGCCGCCTTGGCGGAGCGCGTTTTAGAATTGTTTTCGCGTCCAGATCGCGTTCGTGTCCTAAGGCACGCGGCGAACCGGTCGGCAGGCCGATATTCGGACGAGGTTGCTGTGAGAGAAATTGATTCGGCCGTTCGGGAGCTTGTTCATCAGGTGAATGTCTAA
- a CDS encoding polysaccharide pyruvyl transferase family protein gives MSSGSLPDQEIYIWATGQSDNVGDSVLRRVYIDALRPFGIVAVWVGKSGAGYTAGLRLQDCDQLYESFFRWMFGIYRSMLRGKPTLAINAGEFTLTRRYFLWGLFLFPTAALIRLRGGNVLWLGAAIPERRRLLGLPYRLIARVSHILRWREPESSSMLCEAPMMPDWAFASATEDSSIAQVESTVQREFIAVSVRFDRSFPSNNWIEAVQSLAVRHNKSIVLVPQVQRDHIPARRIAEILGAQVIEWRNDNHADQEAIVRSWYRRSDMVISDRLHALIIGMTEGAVPLGWTEVASGKILRHFSGLNMPWVGSSGDKAADQLQGLSPALLADLRQQTIENLDRALSGIRDARSSIGIVLLPGVRNYSDCVETGPEKVSG, from the coding sequence ATGAGTTCCGGATCTTTGCCTGACCAGGAGATTTATATCTGGGCCACAGGTCAGTCAGACAACGTTGGCGACTCAGTGCTGCGTCGTGTCTACATTGACGCCTTGCGCCCGTTCGGCATAGTCGCGGTGTGGGTGGGCAAATCAGGCGCCGGATATACCGCAGGACTACGATTGCAAGACTGCGATCAGTTGTACGAGAGCTTCTTTCGTTGGATGTTCGGGATCTATCGGTCCATGCTTAGAGGTAAGCCGACGCTCGCGATCAATGCCGGCGAATTTACCCTGACGCGGCGATACTTCCTTTGGGGCTTATTCCTATTTCCAACGGCGGCATTAATAAGGCTTCGAGGAGGTAATGTTCTCTGGTTGGGCGCAGCGATACCAGAACGGCGAAGACTATTAGGGCTTCCATACCGACTCATCGCAAGAGTCAGCCATATTCTACGGTGGAGAGAGCCGGAGTCCTCAAGTATGCTTTGCGAGGCTCCCATGATGCCAGACTGGGCGTTCGCAAGCGCCACAGAAGATTCCAGTATCGCGCAAGTTGAAAGTACAGTTCAGAGAGAATTTATCGCTGTGTCTGTGCGGTTCGATCGATCATTTCCGTCGAATAATTGGATAGAAGCTGTTCAATCGCTTGCGGTGCGTCACAACAAGTCGATTGTTTTGGTTCCTCAGGTTCAACGCGATCATATTCCAGCGCGCAGAATCGCCGAAATATTGGGAGCGCAGGTTATTGAATGGCGGAATGATAACCATGCAGATCAGGAAGCGATAGTTCGCAGTTGGTACCGTAGGTCAGATATGGTTATTAGCGATCGGCTTCATGCACTGATTATTGGCATGACAGAGGGCGCCGTTCCGCTTGGCTGGACGGAGGTCGCAAGTGGTAAGATTCTTCGCCACTTCTCTGGGCTAAATATGCCGTGGGTCGGTAGTTCGGGAGACAAAGCTGCAGATCAATTGCAGGGGTTGTCACCAGCGCTTCTAGCGGATTTGCGCCAGCAAACTATCGAGAATTTGGACCGAGCATTGTCGGGCATCCGGGATGCCCGAAGCTCAATAGGAATCGTTCTCCTTCCGGGCGTTCGGAATTACTCGGATTGTGTTGAAACTGGACCCGAGAAGGTCAGCGGATGA
- a CDS encoding lipopolysaccharide biosynthesis protein — protein MKATAIRGGAITIVAQFLRILIHFGSVVILSRLLDPGDFGLFAIVMSIVGVSEVIRDLGLSAAALQAERLTQKQKSNLFWINTGAGAVCAVLVVAISFPLASWYDDDRLTMLCQSTAIVFVLNGICTQFRVELNRDLKFQKLGLLDTLPLALGLVSAIAAAVLGLGYWALPIQAITAAIIGLALAVAMAHWCPSRPSYRSETVGLVRFGLDVSGTQVIGYLTRNIDTAIVGLVSTIQTAGGYNRSAQLLLAPVNQISAPLTRVALPVLSKIHRDGDRFESALVKSQTISCYAVSTIYLVAAALAVPIVDISLGRNWGFIAPIFAVLAISGIFRALNQVLYWGYLASGQTRKLLVNYVIFQPIIVIGAVVGSRYGALGVAYGVACGSAVYWTASALKMKRDLSLHSYSILTGAVRSVGFFGAPIAIGASIASKLSTETWTSLLFGLAGGVCAALVCVILIKSVRRDLSLLFNSGRTLLRKESSSQNSRPSTTEGVETSI, from the coding sequence GTGAAAGCCACTGCGATACGTGGCGGCGCAATCACGATCGTGGCGCAATTCCTAAGGATACTAATCCACTTTGGTTCGGTCGTAATTCTCTCACGCCTGCTGGATCCCGGAGACTTCGGCCTGTTCGCCATCGTCATGTCAATCGTAGGCGTATCCGAAGTGATACGTGATCTTGGATTGTCTGCGGCAGCACTGCAAGCCGAACGCCTGACTCAGAAACAAAAGTCAAATCTGTTCTGGATCAATACGGGCGCCGGCGCCGTCTGCGCAGTCCTAGTAGTAGCTATCTCCTTCCCGCTTGCGTCATGGTATGACGACGACAGACTCACCATGCTCTGTCAGTCCACGGCAATAGTCTTTGTGCTAAACGGGATTTGCACCCAATTCAGAGTTGAATTGAATCGCGACCTGAAATTTCAAAAGCTAGGCCTCCTGGATACCCTGCCGCTTGCGCTAGGATTGGTGAGCGCGATTGCTGCCGCAGTCCTTGGACTCGGGTACTGGGCGCTACCAATACAAGCTATCACGGCTGCCATTATCGGCCTCGCTCTCGCTGTTGCAATGGCGCACTGGTGCCCGAGTAGACCCTCATACAGAAGCGAAACGGTTGGGCTTGTAAGGTTTGGTTTGGATGTAAGCGGAACCCAAGTGATCGGCTATCTGACCAGGAACATAGATACCGCAATAGTGGGGCTGGTTTCTACAATCCAGACCGCCGGTGGCTACAACAGATCCGCCCAGCTCCTCTTGGCTCCAGTAAACCAAATCAGCGCTCCATTGACCCGGGTAGCGCTTCCTGTCCTTTCAAAGATCCACCGCGATGGTGACCGGTTCGAATCGGCCCTAGTAAAGTCACAAACCATTTCCTGCTATGCCGTCTCGACCATATACCTCGTGGCAGCTGCACTCGCTGTGCCGATCGTGGACATTTCATTGGGTAGAAATTGGGGATTCATAGCTCCAATTTTCGCTGTGCTCGCGATCTCCGGGATATTTAGGGCGCTAAATCAGGTTCTGTATTGGGGGTATTTGGCCTCTGGTCAGACACGGAAGCTACTCGTCAATTACGTCATATTCCAGCCCATTATCGTTATAGGCGCCGTCGTTGGTTCGCGGTATGGCGCGCTTGGGGTCGCATATGGAGTGGCGTGCGGAAGTGCGGTTTACTGGACAGCTTCTGCGCTCAAGATGAAGAGGGATTTGTCGCTTCACTCATATTCAATCCTGACCGGCGCGGTCAGATCCGTAGGATTCTTCGGCGCACCTATCGCCATTGGAGCGAGTATTGCCTCCAAACTCTCCACCGAAACATGGACATCGCTTCTGTTCGGACTTGCAGGGGGAGTATGTGCGGCCCTCGTATGCGTGATACTGATTAAGTCCGTGAGACGTGACCTCTCCTTGCTATTCAATTCCGGAAGGACACTTTTGCGTAAGGAGTCTTCCTCACAGAACTCCAGACCATCCACTACGGAAGGTGTTGAAACATCGATATGA
- a CDS encoding glycosyltransferase → MERYERLPEEFILGASRLVPYKRLDTVIDLGNRAGVPVVIAGGGPELNRLKSQAADAGVPVFFLEDPSDVLLYAVFQKASVYVFPPVEDFGIMPIESIALGTPVLVNTEGGASESVARLRGGLVVEDFSSVEAITKLHEAIEQDMTNARAQVDYYSAEQFATRLTSWMAPYLGSLRGDGALGHGDAPCR, encoded by the coding sequence ATGGAACGATATGAACGTCTCCCAGAAGAGTTCATTCTAGGAGCTTCCAGGCTAGTCCCGTACAAGCGACTGGATACGGTTATTGACCTCGGAAACCGAGCGGGTGTTCCCGTTGTTATAGCGGGCGGCGGCCCAGAACTAAACCGGTTGAAGTCGCAAGCTGCTGATGCGGGTGTTCCGGTGTTCTTTTTGGAAGACCCCAGCGATGTTCTACTGTATGCAGTATTCCAAAAGGCATCGGTATACGTATTCCCTCCGGTCGAGGACTTTGGAATCATGCCAATTGAGTCGATTGCGCTCGGCACCCCCGTCCTCGTCAATACTGAAGGCGGAGCCTCCGAGAGCGTCGCACGACTTAGAGGCGGATTGGTTGTAGAAGACTTCAGCAGCGTGGAGGCAATAACGAAGTTGCATGAAGCTATTGAGCAAGATATGACGAACGCCCGGGCGCAAGTTGACTACTATTCAGCGGAGCAATTCGCCACGCGCCTAACATCGTGGATGGCGCCCTACCTCGGAAGCCTTCGTGGAGACGGCGCTCTAGGACACGGGGACGCGCCTTGTCGGTGA
- a CDS encoding sugar transferase, which produces MTASRYLESGAGQQIEAGFPPLQLLNQNPPQHNSRSLWQRCYVNRLVVLDAAVVSLAVGAAQIVRFGMGSEVVTAGLSYTATSVLLAGLWMALLAIHRTRSTRVIGAGAEEYRRIGIATFQLFGLIAIISLLFRVEIARGYLAIAFPVGLLGLLAGRWVMRKVVTRMRARGDCTTSVLVVGSRQSVLTMTRNFEREAGSGYRVVGVCLPGRGFGDEEHVVVDGREIPVLGNEYSVVDALQRSGADTVVVTATEQLGHDGIRSLVWELEPYDIDLVVAPGVVDVAGPRLVMRPVAGFPLIHVEKPRYHGAKRFGKTAFDACFSLAALMFVSPVLLVAAIAVKATSKGPILYKSERIGLNGRSFQMLKFRTMVDGADKQVAALFGQNEGSGVLFKMKHDPRVTAVGRFLRKYSLDELPQFVNVLRREMSVVGPRPPLRREVEAYDGTVRRRMLVKPGLTGLWQVSGRSDLSWDETVRLDLSYVENWSMVADMLIIGKTLRAVAVGRGAY; this is translated from the coding sequence ATGACGGCTTCGCGTTACCTGGAATCAGGGGCGGGACAGCAGATCGAAGCGGGGTTCCCTCCGCTACAGCTGCTGAATCAGAACCCGCCGCAGCACAATTCGCGCAGTCTGTGGCAGCGGTGCTATGTCAACAGGCTCGTGGTGCTGGACGCCGCGGTTGTGTCGCTGGCTGTCGGTGCGGCGCAGATCGTTCGATTCGGAATGGGATCTGAGGTCGTCACTGCAGGCCTCAGCTACACCGCGACATCGGTGCTATTGGCCGGTCTGTGGATGGCACTTCTGGCGATCCACCGCACGCGGTCGACGCGGGTAATTGGAGCCGGCGCCGAGGAGTACCGCCGTATCGGCATCGCAACATTCCAGCTGTTCGGGCTCATCGCGATCATCAGCCTGCTTTTCCGGGTCGAGATCGCCCGCGGGTACCTCGCTATCGCCTTCCCGGTGGGCCTGCTCGGGCTCCTGGCCGGACGCTGGGTGATGCGGAAAGTGGTCACGCGTATGCGTGCTCGCGGTGATTGCACCACGTCGGTACTCGTCGTCGGAAGCCGTCAGTCGGTCCTCACAATGACGCGAAACTTCGAACGCGAAGCCGGGTCGGGATATCGGGTGGTCGGTGTCTGCCTGCCAGGTCGTGGTTTCGGGGACGAAGAGCACGTAGTGGTGGATGGACGTGAGATTCCGGTGCTCGGCAATGAGTACTCGGTGGTCGATGCCCTTCAACGAAGCGGTGCCGACACCGTCGTCGTTACGGCTACCGAGCAGCTCGGTCATGATGGAATCCGCAGTCTCGTCTGGGAACTGGAGCCGTATGACATCGATCTCGTAGTCGCTCCGGGTGTTGTCGATGTGGCGGGTCCCCGGCTCGTGATGCGTCCGGTGGCCGGATTCCCGCTGATCCATGTGGAGAAGCCCCGGTATCACGGCGCCAAACGGTTCGGAAAGACCGCTTTCGACGCGTGCTTCTCCCTGGCTGCGCTGATGTTCGTGTCGCCGGTGTTGCTGGTGGCGGCGATCGCTGTGAAGGCGACGAGCAAGGGGCCGATTCTCTACAAGTCGGAGCGAATCGGTCTGAACGGCAGGTCGTTCCAGATGCTGAAGTTCCGCACCATGGTCGACGGCGCAGACAAGCAGGTTGCCGCGTTGTTTGGTCAGAACGAGGGCTCTGGCGTCTTGTTCAAAATGAAGCATGACCCGCGTGTTACTGCCGTCGGCAGGTTCCTGCGCAAGTACAGCCTGGATGAGCTTCCCCAGTTCGTGAACGTTCTGCGTCGTGAGATGAGCGTGGTGGGTCCTCGTCCGCCGCTGCGGCGCGAGGTCGAGGCATACGACGGCACTGTTCGCCGGCGGATGCTGGTGAAGCCGGGGCTCACAGGGCTGTGGCAGGTGAGTGGCCGCAGTGACCTGTCTTGGGATGAGACTGTGCGCCTGGATCTTTCCTATGTCGAAAACTGGTCAATGGTTGCCGATATGCTGATCATCGGCAAAACACTTAGGGCGGTAGCGGTAGGCCGGGGCGCCTACTGA
- the dcd gene encoding dCTP deaminase produces the protein MLLSDRDIRAEVSSGRLGIDPFESEMVQPSSVDVRLDSLFRVFNNTKYTHIDPALRQDELTTLVEPAAGEPFVLHPGEFVLGSTLEVCSLPDDLAGRLEGKSSLGRLGLLTHSTAGFIDPGFSGHITLELSNVANLPITLWPGMKIGQLCLLRLTSAAEHPYGSSAAGSKYQGQRGPTPSRAYLNFPTHPSVH, from the coding sequence GTGCTGCTCTCCGATCGTGACATCCGTGCCGAGGTTTCTTCCGGACGATTGGGCATCGACCCATTCGAGTCGGAGATGGTGCAGCCCTCGAGTGTGGACGTGCGGCTCGACAGCCTCTTCCGTGTCTTCAACAACACGAAGTACACCCATATCGATCCGGCGCTGCGCCAGGACGAGTTGACGACGCTGGTCGAGCCGGCCGCGGGTGAACCGTTTGTGCTGCACCCGGGAGAGTTCGTGCTGGGCTCGACGCTCGAGGTGTGCTCGCTGCCCGACGACCTGGCAGGTCGGCTCGAGGGTAAGTCGAGCCTCGGGCGCCTCGGTCTGCTGACCCACTCGACGGCGGGATTCATTGATCCGGGATTCAGCGGACACATCACGCTCGAACTCTCGAATGTGGCGAACCTTCCGATCACCCTCTGGCCGGGGATGAAGATCGGCCAGCTGTGCCTGTTGCGGCTCACGAGCGCGGCGGAGCATCCCTATGGCAGCTCGGCCGCTGGCTCGAAGTACCAAGGGCAGCGCGGGCCGACTCCGTCCAGGGCGTATCTCAACTTCCCGACGCATCCGAGCGTGCACTGA
- a CDS encoding DUF1524 domain-containing protein, whose translation MSLIAGSVAVAAIAALSACGGDDVTADTNPTATSTTTSTAAPTTTTAGAKPASATTREEANTALAALGTLPVKGRAPKTGYGQELFGSAWTDDVSVDGGHNGCDTRNDILRRDLTHITVKPGSNNCTVVTGTLNDAYTGTEIAFTRGEGTSTVVQIDHVVALSDAWQKGAQQLDEVTRRNFANDPRNLQAVAGPANQQKSDGDAATWLPSNKAYRCTYVSRQVEVKSAYSLWVTEAERDAIARVLGECGATAPASAPATAPAVAEPTAVASNRPARPQVSPEPAQAPAPAPAPLVAPAPDPAPAPAPAPSGGVYYKNCAAARAADAAPIYAGQPGYSSKLDRDGDGVACE comes from the coding sequence ATGTCGTTGATTGCGGGATCAGTTGCTGTTGCAGCCATCGCAGCACTGAGCGCATGCGGAGGCGACGACGTGACAGCGGACACCAACCCCACCGCAACCTCGACAACCACCTCGACGGCTGCGCCCACCACCACGACCGCTGGCGCCAAGCCCGCAAGCGCGACCACCAGAGAAGAGGCCAACACGGCACTCGCAGCCCTTGGAACACTGCCAGTGAAGGGACGCGCACCAAAGACCGGGTACGGCCAGGAACTGTTCGGATCCGCGTGGACGGACGACGTGTCGGTCGACGGCGGTCACAACGGCTGCGACACTCGCAATGACATTCTTCGCCGCGACCTGACGCACATCACGGTGAAGCCGGGCTCAAACAACTGCACCGTCGTGACAGGCACGCTCAACGACGCCTACACGGGCACTGAGATCGCGTTCACGCGCGGCGAGGGCACGTCCACTGTGGTGCAGATCGATCATGTTGTGGCCCTGTCGGATGCGTGGCAGAAGGGCGCCCAACAGCTGGATGAGGTGACGCGACGCAACTTCGCGAACGATCCCCGCAACCTCCAGGCGGTCGCTGGGCCAGCGAATCAGCAGAAGTCAGATGGTGATGCAGCGACTTGGTTGCCGTCGAACAAGGCTTATCGGTGCACGTACGTGTCCCGTCAAGTCGAGGTGAAATCCGCCTATAGCTTGTGGGTGACGGAAGCTGAGCGGGACGCGATTGCCCGCGTGCTCGGCGAGTGCGGGGCGACGGCCCCAGCCTCGGCACCGGCGACAGCTCCTGCAGTGGCTGAGCCGACCGCCGTCGCTTCGAACCGGCCAGCCCGCCCCCAGGTCTCACCCGAACCAGCGCAGGCGCCAGCTCCGGCTCCGGCGCCGTTGGTCGCGCCTGCGCCGGACCCAGCCCCGGCTCCTGCCCCAGCGCCCAGTGGCGGCGTCTACTACAAGAACTGCGCAGCAGCACGAGCAGCCGACGCTGCTCCGATTTACGCCGGACAGCCCGGCTACAGCAGCAAACTCGACCGCGACGGTGACGGGGTCGCTTGCGAATGA